The Christiangramia salexigens genome includes the window GGCAGAGATCTGGAAAGCCGTATAACCACTATTGGTTAAAGTACAAATAGCTTTAGCCTTGATTTCATTGGCCATATGAGCTGCATGATAACATACCGCCTTAGTGATATATCTTTTGGTTTTCACATGCGGTGGCTCGTGAGGTACTTTGATCAAAGGAGAATTTTCCACACTCTTCAGGATCTGAGACATTTTTTGAATCACCTGAACTGGAAATTGTCCTACAGAAGTTTCACCACTTAGCATCACAGCATCTGCCCCATCCATTACAGAGTTCGCAACATCGTTCACCTCTGCTCTTGTTGGAGTAAGACTGGTAATCATGGTTTCCATCATTTGAGTAGCAATGATCACGGGAATACGAGCCTTTTTAGCCGTAAGCACCAATTTCTTTTGGATCAATGGCACTTCATGAGCAGGAATCTCAACTCCAAGATCTCCTCTGGCAACCATTAATCCATCGCAATATGCTACGATCTTATCTATATTTTCAACACCCTCGGGCTTTTCGATCTTAGCTATGATTGGAATTTTGTGTTCTGTATGTTTCTTAATCAGATCTTGTAATTCCATCAGATCCTCGGCATGTCTCACAAATGAAAGTGCAATCCAGTCCACGTCCATCTCACAGGCAAAGATCGCATCCTTTACATCTTTTTCGGTTAATGCAGGCAATGAGATATTTGTATTTGGAAGGTTTACACCTTTCTTAGATTTTAATGGACCTCCCTGAATTACCTTAGTCTTTACCTCATTCTTTTTATTGGTGTGAACCACCTCAAAGATCAGTTTCCCGTCATCCAACAAGATTCTTTCCCCTGCTTTTACATCACGTGGAAAAGAATCATAATTCATAAAAACTTTTTTCGAAGTCCCCTTGAATTCCTTTCCTGTTGCAAAAATTATCTCATCTCCTTCACTTACCACAACTTCTTCCTGCATGGTACCTACTCGAAGTTTTGGTCCCTGTAGATCGCCAAGAATAGCAGCATTATAGCCATCTTCTTCGTTTAGCTCTCTAATCATTTTTATACGCTCGCGTACATCATCATAATTAGCATGAGAAAAATTGATTCGGAAAACATTTACACCTTCCGCCAGCATATTTCTTAAAACGTCCTTACTACTTGTAGCGGGACCTAATGTTGCAACAATCTTTGTTTTTTTATTGGTAGGCATTATTCGAATATTAGATTTTGTTTGGATTTTAATTGATCGGTATCTACTGCATAAGCAGCCTGCACTTGTGGAATCTGACCTATTTTTGTTAGGAGTTTATTAAATTCCTTTTGTTTCATTTCTTCACTTATCTTAAGAAAAAAATCTACCTTTTTATACTCCGGAACCAAGTAAACTTCCTGCGGTCTTACCTCTTCCTCCTCGAAAAGCGAACCTGAGCTAAGAATTCTTTTTGGTTCACCTTTAAACTTGTTGGCTACAAGAAAAAAGTTATAATAGGTATTTGGATCCTTATGTG containing:
- the pyk gene encoding pyruvate kinase, whose product is MPTNKKTKIVATLGPATSSKDVLRNMLAEGVNVFRINFSHANYDDVRERIKMIRELNEEDGYNAAILGDLQGPKLRVGTMQEEVVVSEGDEIIFATGKEFKGTSKKVFMNYDSFPRDVKAGERILLDDGKLIFEVVHTNKKNEVKTKVIQGGPLKSKKGVNLPNTNISLPALTEKDVKDAIFACEMDVDWIALSFVRHAEDLMELQDLIKKHTEHKIPIIAKIEKPEGVENIDKIVAYCDGLMVARGDLGVEIPAHEVPLIQKKLVLTAKKARIPVIIATQMMETMITSLTPTRAEVNDVANSVMDGADAVMLSGETSVGQFPVQVIQKMSQILKSVENSPLIKVPHEPPHVKTKRYITKAVCYHAAHMANEIKAKAICTLTNSGYTAFQISAWRPEAHILVFTSNRRILNQLSLLWGVKAFFYDKFVSTDETIEDINTIAKKNKFVEAGDFSINLAAMPIVAKGMVNTLRVSEIE
- a CDS encoding IPExxxVDY family protein — its product is MQSHKMLLEVEDEQFYLIAIYSSLEEYKMAYSINKYLNIRLERERRDIDFEYAEYQAIYALFSHKDPNTYYNFFLVANKFKGEPKRILSSGSLFEEEEVRPQEVYLVPEYKKVDFFLKISEEMKQKEFNKLLTKIGQIPQVQAAYAVDTDQLKSKQNLIFE